In Streptomyces chartreusis NRRL 3882, the following are encoded in one genomic region:
- a CDS encoding aspartate aminotransferase family protein — protein sequence MSHENQPVLTGPALWSAQAHLPSVLGRQLTVDRAEGSYVFTTDGRRLFDGTAGLWHANVGHARPELAEAAYEQMRRLETYHIFGRYLNDRAVELGERLAWLSPIDDPKVILNSGGSDAIDVACKLARRHWQREGRTDKTVILSREFAYHGLHAYGTSIAGLDFNRAGYGTESLVPDTARVSTHDIAAVERTVRTIGPEKIAAIVAEPIQGTGGVNPPAPGYLEGLQRICRENDILLILDEVITGFGRTGHMFATERYGLRPDLITFAKGVTSGYAPLGGVLVAPHIWQPFYRDSSDTPVFRHGATYAGHATAAAVALRNLDILDEDKLLPRVTELEQLLARELNALTARAAVVETRVAGFLGGITLTDDLSAEAVTDELVEHGFITRPLRGNTVQISPPFVTTDDEIRQLVAAIDTVISAQEAK from the coding sequence ATGTCCCACGAGAACCAGCCGGTCCTGACCGGGCCCGCCCTCTGGAGCGCCCAGGCCCACCTCCCGTCCGTCCTGGGACGCCAGCTGACCGTCGACCGCGCGGAAGGCAGTTACGTCTTCACCACCGATGGCCGGCGTCTGTTCGACGGCACCGCCGGTCTGTGGCACGCGAACGTCGGCCACGCCCGCCCCGAACTCGCCGAGGCCGCCTACGAGCAGATGCGGCGCCTGGAGACCTACCACATCTTCGGCCGCTACCTGAACGACCGAGCCGTCGAACTCGGCGAGCGCCTGGCCTGGCTCTCACCCATCGACGACCCCAAGGTCATCCTCAACAGCGGCGGTTCCGACGCCATCGACGTCGCCTGCAAGCTCGCCCGCCGCCACTGGCAGCGCGAGGGACGCACCGACAAGACCGTGATCCTCAGCCGCGAGTTCGCCTACCACGGCCTGCACGCCTACGGAACCAGCATCGCCGGCCTCGACTTCAACCGCGCCGGGTACGGCACCGAGTCCCTGGTGCCCGATACCGCGCGCGTGTCGACCCACGACATCGCCGCGGTCGAGCGCACGGTGCGCACCATCGGCCCGGAGAAGATCGCCGCGATCGTGGCCGAGCCCATTCAGGGCACCGGCGGCGTCAACCCGCCGGCCCCCGGTTACCTGGAGGGGCTGCAGCGCATCTGCCGCGAGAACGACATCCTCCTGATCCTCGACGAGGTCATCACCGGGTTCGGCCGTACCGGCCACATGTTCGCCACCGAGCGGTACGGCCTGCGGCCCGACCTGATCACCTTCGCCAAGGGCGTCACGTCCGGGTACGCCCCGCTGGGCGGCGTGCTCGTCGCACCCCACATCTGGCAGCCGTTCTACCGCGACTCCTCCGACACCCCCGTCTTCCGCCACGGAGCCACCTACGCCGGGCACGCCACCGCCGCCGCCGTCGCCCTGCGCAACCTCGACATCCTCGACGAGGACAAGCTGCTGCCCCGGGTGACCGAGCTGGAACAGCTGCTCGCCCGTGAACTGAACGCCCTCACGGCCCGGGCAGCGGTCGTCGAGACACGCGTGGCGGGGTTCCTGGGCGGCATCACGCTCACGGACGACCTCAGCGCCGAAGCGGTCACCGACGAACTGGTCGAACACGGTTTCATCACGCGTCCGCTGCGCGGCAACACCGTGCAGATCAGCCCCCCGTTCGTCACCACCGACGACGAGATCCGGCAGCTCGTGGCCGCCATCGACACCGTCATCTCCGCCCAGGAAGCCAAGTGA
- a CDS encoding GntR family transcriptional regulator, translating into MTALDGLVARRTTTAQQIADGLSQRILAGAFRPGERLRESAIAAELGIARNTVREAVRLLEHGGLVRFEVNRGAVIISPTPETVAELYTARQRLETAALAAPLSADQLTVAEEAYARLETATASHERADIVAADLAFHAAIVAALGSSRIDAFYAGLTRELRFYLMALSAHEREYENPSKVVSEHEPLMEAVRAGDTQRAQREASHHIETNAERVQRILAAHNDG; encoded by the coding sequence ATGACGGCACTCGACGGGTTGGTGGCCCGCAGGACGACGACCGCCCAGCAGATCGCGGACGGACTTTCGCAGCGGATTCTCGCGGGGGCCTTCCGCCCTGGTGAGCGCCTGCGCGAGAGTGCGATCGCCGCGGAACTCGGCATCGCGCGCAACACGGTCCGCGAGGCGGTCCGCCTGCTTGAGCACGGCGGCCTGGTCCGGTTCGAGGTGAACCGCGGGGCCGTGATCATCTCTCCGACACCCGAGACGGTCGCGGAGCTCTACACCGCTCGTCAGCGCCTGGAGACGGCCGCGCTGGCGGCGCCGCTCTCCGCTGACCAGCTCACGGTCGCGGAAGAGGCCTACGCCCGCCTGGAGACGGCGACCGCGTCACATGAACGTGCCGACATCGTGGCCGCGGATCTGGCTTTCCACGCGGCGATCGTGGCAGCCCTCGGCAGTAGCCGCATCGACGCGTTCTACGCGGGACTGACTCGGGAACTGCGCTTCTACCTCATGGCCCTGTCCGCGCACGAGCGGGAGTACGAGAACCCGAGCAAGGTGGTCAGCGAGCACGAGCCGCTCATGGAGGCGGTCCGGGCAGGCGATACCCAGCGCGCACAGCGCGAGGCGAGCCACCACATCGAGACGAACGCCGAGAGGGTGCAGCGGATCCTGGCTGCCCACAACGACGGTTGA
- a CDS encoding ABC transporter permease subunit — MVCGIGLLPWLSRTDPALTVLKARSAERDPTPGALAAVRDQLGLDDGPLSLLGRWLVRLLHGDAGRSWVSGGEVLPSAVQALGVSLTLMGGAVAVAVCTVAAVCARTLWLGSRRRLGARRPGGTGSAMLAALPEFLVASVLASVIGVQLGWLPALGWYGPQSMVLPSIALGLPAGAVLGRLLDDLLPGTFAEPWALAAAARGVPPSSVARQALRRCVPALLPNLGLFVVGLTGGAVAVEQIFDIPGLGRLTLRAALAQDLPVLQTGTLALVLLAVVTGALARLTARLLTGPALRDGALRSLHPPAPSARRVLPLLYGALLAAVIGLGLPRDPLALDPAARLRAPSWSQPFGTDALGRDMLARVAHGALTTLGVALAVSAAALVTGVLLGLLPRLSGPVAETINAVPPILAGLLVTGLAGSGPWTPALAVAAVAWTPLATHTSALLQQERATTHLTATRALGATEWYLLTRELLPAVLPPVVRHALLRLPGIALNLAALGFLGLGAQPPSPDWGLLLAENQPYAERAPWAVLFPAAVLALLGALAVTAAGGIRLPRRRKRPGSPSGTTGARADVTGSRGGRGTARRARRW, encoded by the coding sequence TTGGTCTGCGGGATCGGCCTGCTGCCCTGGCTGTCGCGCACCGACCCCGCGCTGACCGTGCTCAAGGCCCGCTCCGCGGAGCGCGATCCGACCCCCGGGGCACTGGCCGCCGTGCGTGACCAACTCGGCCTGGACGACGGCCCGTTGTCCCTGCTCGGGCGCTGGCTGGTCCGACTGCTGCACGGGGACGCGGGCCGGTCCTGGGTCTCCGGCGGCGAGGTACTGCCCTCCGCCGTACAGGCCCTCGGCGTTTCCCTGACACTGATGGGCGGAGCCGTCGCGGTCGCCGTGTGCACAGTCGCCGCGGTGTGCGCCCGCACCCTGTGGCTGGGCTCGAGGCGCCGGCTCGGCGCCAGACGCCCGGGCGGCACCGGATCGGCGATGCTGGCCGCACTGCCCGAGTTCCTCGTCGCCTCCGTCCTCGCCTCGGTCATCGGCGTGCAGCTCGGCTGGCTGCCCGCGCTGGGCTGGTACGGCCCGCAGAGCATGGTGCTGCCCTCGATCGCCCTCGGCCTGCCCGCCGGGGCGGTGCTCGGGCGGCTGCTGGACGACCTGCTGCCCGGCACGTTCGCCGAGCCATGGGCGCTCGCGGCCGCCGCCCGTGGCGTCCCTCCCTCGTCCGTGGCCCGCCAGGCGCTGCGGCGCTGCGTGCCCGCACTGCTGCCCAACCTGGGCCTGTTCGTGGTCGGCCTGACCGGCGGTGCCGTCGCCGTTGAGCAGATCTTCGACATCCCCGGCCTCGGCCGGCTCACCCTGCGCGCCGCCCTCGCCCAGGACCTGCCCGTCCTGCAGACCGGCACGCTCGCCCTGGTCCTGCTCGCCGTGGTCACCGGTGCCCTGGCGCGGCTCACCGCCCGGCTGCTGACCGGGCCCGCGCTGCGCGACGGCGCCCTGCGCTCCCTGCACCCGCCCGCGCCGTCCGCGCGCCGCGTCCTTCCCCTGCTGTACGGGGCGCTGCTGGCCGCCGTCATCGGCCTCGGCCTGCCGCGCGACCCGCTCGCGCTGGACCCCGCCGCCCGGCTCCGGGCCCCTTCCTGGTCGCAGCCCTTCGGCACCGACGCGCTCGGCCGCGACATGCTGGCCCGCGTCGCCCACGGCGCGCTCACCACCCTCGGCGTCGCCCTGGCCGTGAGCGCCGCCGCTCTCGTCACTGGCGTACTGCTGGGTCTGCTCCCCCGCCTGTCCGGGCCGGTGGCCGAGACCATCAACGCCGTTCCACCGATCCTGGCCGGCCTCCTCGTCACCGGCCTCGCGGGAAGCGGCCCGTGGACGCCGGCACTCGCCGTGGCCGCCGTCGCGTGGACCCCGCTGGCCACCCACACCTCCGCACTCCTCCAGCAGGAACGCGCCACCACCCACCTGACCGCCACCCGCGCGCTCGGCGCCACGGAGTGGTACCTGCTCACCCGCGAACTGCTCCCCGCCGTCCTGCCGCCCGTCGTCCGCCACGCCCTGCTCCGGCTCCCCGGCATCGCGCTGAACCTGGCCGCTCTCGGCTTTCTCGGTCTCGGCGCCCAGCCGCCCTCCCCTGACTGGGGCCTGCTGCTCGCCGAGAACCAGCCGTACGCCGAGCGTGCCCCCTGGGCGGTCCTCTTCCCCGCCGCCGTACTCGCCCTGCTGGGCGCGCTGGCGGTGACGGCCGCGGGCGGCATACGTCTCCCCCGGCGACGGAAGCGGCCGGGCAGCCCCTCCGGTACAACCGGCGCGCGCGCAGATGTGACCGGCTCCCGTGGCGGACGAGGCACTGCTCGACGAGCTCGTCGGTGGTGA
- a CDS encoding SDR family NAD(P)-dependent oxidoreductase, which translates to MTTHVPTPSRVALVTGATSGIGAETARRLHGDGFAVLLSGRCGERGEAVTRELGSDSACFVPADLTRDGEPDRILDQAIDRFGRVDVVVNNAAADHTGELLDVPDTEIRATFEINTFAAIAVLQAAGRAMRQSGGSIVNVTSRLATVGVPTMGVYSASKGAMKALTAAAAVELAPYNIRVNAVAPGMTRTSLFEAWLSSQKDPEAVARKVADAIPLGRPATPQDVAGAIAFLASPSAEYITGITLPVDGGYTAQ; encoded by the coding sequence ATGACGACCCACGTACCCACGCCGTCACGGGTGGCTCTCGTCACGGGCGCCACCTCCGGGATAGGCGCCGAAACCGCCCGGCGACTCCACGGGGACGGATTCGCCGTGCTCCTCAGCGGCCGTTGCGGCGAACGAGGTGAGGCCGTGACGCGAGAACTCGGCTCCGACAGCGCCTGCTTCGTCCCCGCCGACCTCACCAGGGACGGTGAACCCGATCGCATCCTCGACCAGGCCATCGACCGGTTCGGCAGGGTGGACGTGGTGGTGAACAACGCGGCAGCCGACCACACCGGGGAACTGCTGGACGTCCCGGACACCGAGATCCGTGCCACCTTCGAGATCAACACCTTCGCGGCGATCGCCGTCCTCCAGGCAGCGGGACGCGCGATGCGGCAGTCGGGCGGCAGCATCGTCAACGTGACCTCCCGGCTGGCCACGGTCGGCGTCCCCACGATGGGCGTCTACAGCGCCAGCAAGGGCGCGATGAAGGCCCTGACGGCGGCGGCCGCGGTGGAACTCGCGCCGTACAACATCCGCGTCAACGCCGTGGCACCCGGCATGACCCGCACATCGCTCTTCGAAGCATGGCTCAGCTCCCAGAAGGACCCGGAAGCCGTTGCCCGCAAGGTGGCGGACGCCATTCCGCTCGGGCGGCCGGCCACCCCGCAGGACGTCGCAGGCGCCATCGCGTTCCTCGCCTCACCCAGTGCCGAGTACATCACCGGCATCACCCTTCCCGTCGACGGCGGCTACACCGCCCAGTAA
- a CDS encoding NAD-dependent succinate-semialdehyde dehydrogenase, which yields MQTFPDIEPTALADSDKVLANLTLAVPGVTRTFDVHDPATGRTIAQVPDFDVQQALAAVARADEAGRSWAATTTRHRADILRAWYDLIRSNSEIIALLITREMGKPLAEARAEVSYGADFVRWYAEEAVRPAGNLRDAPTGGARLLTRRAPVGLSVLITPWNFPLAMATRKIAPALAAGCPVVIKPAPNTPLTTIFAVQLAVAAGVPEDLVQVVTTTDAPAFSTAVLSDPRVRKVSFTGSTAVGKVLLHLAADNVLKSSMELGGNAPLLVFDDADLERAVEGAFAAKMRNGGQSCIAANRILVQDGIADAFVDALADRLAAVRVGHGLAPGVDLGPVIDHRAVSRLSGLVEDATRRGAHLLTGGSAPSHPGSFFEPTLLDHVPADADLARTEIFGPVAAIQRFSHQDQAVTRANDTEYGLAGYVFTENLDRAFNVADQLATGLVGINQGVPSNAAAPFGGVKQSGLGREGGQEGLEEYEEIRYYNLSLRPTS from the coding sequence ATGCAAACCTTCCCCGACATCGAACCGACCGCCCTGGCCGACTCCGACAAAGTCCTGGCCAACCTCACTCTCGCCGTGCCGGGCGTGACCCGCACCTTCGACGTCCACGATCCGGCCACCGGCCGGACGATCGCCCAGGTCCCCGACTTCGACGTCCAACAGGCCCTCGCCGCCGTCGCCCGCGCCGACGAAGCCGGCCGGTCCTGGGCCGCCACCACCACCCGGCACCGCGCCGACATCCTGCGGGCCTGGTACGACCTGATCAGAAGCAATTCCGAGATCATCGCCCTGCTCATCACCCGCGAGATGGGCAAGCCGCTCGCCGAGGCCCGCGCCGAAGTCTCCTACGGCGCCGACTTCGTCCGCTGGTACGCGGAGGAAGCGGTACGTCCGGCCGGAAACCTCCGCGACGCTCCCACAGGAGGGGCTCGTCTTCTCACCCGACGCGCACCGGTGGGGTTGTCGGTCCTCATCACCCCGTGGAACTTCCCCCTCGCCATGGCCACCCGCAAGATAGCCCCCGCGCTCGCCGCCGGCTGCCCCGTGGTCATCAAACCCGCGCCCAACACCCCGCTGACCACCATCTTCGCGGTCCAGCTCGCGGTCGCGGCCGGTGTCCCCGAAGACCTGGTGCAGGTCGTGACCACCACGGACGCCCCCGCCTTCAGCACCGCCGTGCTGTCCGATCCGCGGGTGCGCAAGGTGTCCTTCACCGGCTCGACCGCGGTCGGCAAGGTCCTGCTGCATCTCGCTGCGGACAACGTGCTGAAGAGCTCCATGGAACTGGGCGGCAACGCCCCGCTGCTGGTCTTCGACGACGCCGACCTGGAGCGGGCCGTCGAGGGCGCGTTCGCCGCCAAGATGCGCAACGGCGGCCAGTCGTGCATCGCCGCCAACCGCATCCTCGTCCAGGACGGCATCGCCGACGCTTTCGTCGACGCCCTGGCCGACCGGCTGGCCGCCGTGCGTGTAGGCCACGGACTCGCCCCCGGCGTGGACCTCGGCCCCGTGATCGACCACAGGGCCGTGTCGAGACTCTCCGGCCTCGTCGAGGATGCGACCCGGCGCGGCGCACACCTCCTCACCGGCGGCTCCGCTCCCAGCCACCCCGGCTCCTTCTTCGAACCGACGCTCCTGGACCACGTACCTGCCGACGCCGACCTCGCCCGCACCGAGATCTTCGGACCGGTCGCCGCCATCCAGCGCTTCTCCCACCAGGACCAGGCCGTCACCCGCGCCAACGACACCGAGTACGGCCTGGCCGGCTACGTCTTCACCGAGAACCTCGACCGCGCCTTCAACGTGGCCGACCAACTCGCCACCGGCCTGGTCGGCATCAATCAGGGCGTCCCCTCGAACGCGGCCGCGCCGTTCGGCGGGGTCAAGCAGTCCGGCCTGGGACGCGAGGGAGGCCAAGAAGGACTCGAAGAGTACGAGGAGATCCGCTACTACAACCTCTCTCTGCGCCCGACCAGTTGA
- a CDS encoding RICIN domain-containing protein, with the protein MKTYGAASPAPPRTHRWWSRLAAVVTATLAIGMLAAVKPTPAEAATVDTNAWYVLVNRNSGKALDVSGTSTADGARVSQWTRHDGANQQWQFVDSGGGFYRLKARHSDKVLDVAGASTADGAAIQQWADHNGANQQFRLADSEAGHVRLINRNSGKAVEVQGSSTADGGNVVQYTDWGGANQQWQLVKLSSGGGAGGCGNAPALTSGTHTIQSGGKTRSFILRVPANYDNTHRYRLIFAFHWRGGTAGDVASGGTSGSAWSYYGQQEQSNNTAILVAPQGLGNGWANSGGEDITFVDDMIRRIEGGLCVNPAQRFATGFSWGGGMSYALACSRANVFRAVAVISGAEISGCSGGTQPIAYFGIHGVSDSVLNIAQGRSLRDRFVRNNGCAAQSPREPAPGSRTHITTTYSGCRAGYPVQWAAFDGGHIPGPVDGSPNESGVATWTKAEIWRFFAQFQ; encoded by the coding sequence ATGAAGACCTACGGTGCGGCTTCCCCCGCCCCTCCACGAACACATCGCTGGTGGTCCCGCCTCGCCGCCGTGGTGACGGCGACCCTCGCGATCGGCATGCTCGCCGCGGTGAAGCCGACGCCCGCCGAGGCGGCGACGGTGGACACCAATGCCTGGTACGTCCTGGTCAATCGCAACAGCGGCAAGGCGCTGGACGTCTCCGGCACCTCCACCGCCGACGGCGCGCGGGTGAGCCAGTGGACGCGCCACGACGGAGCCAACCAGCAGTGGCAGTTCGTGGACTCGGGCGGCGGCTTCTACCGCCTCAAGGCCCGGCATTCGGACAAGGTCCTCGACGTGGCCGGCGCCTCGACCGCTGACGGTGCCGCGATCCAGCAGTGGGCCGACCACAACGGGGCCAACCAGCAGTTCCGCCTGGCCGACTCCGAAGCGGGCCACGTCCGGCTGATCAACCGCAACAGCGGCAAGGCGGTGGAGGTGCAGGGCTCCTCCACCGCCGACGGCGGCAACGTCGTCCAGTACACCGACTGGGGCGGCGCCAACCAGCAGTGGCAGTTGGTCAAGCTGTCGTCCGGTGGTGGCGCCGGCGGATGCGGCAACGCCCCGGCTCTGACGAGCGGTACGCACACGATTCAGAGCGGGGGCAAGACCCGCAGCTTCATCCTCAGGGTGCCCGCCAACTACGACAACACCCACCGCTACCGGCTGATCTTCGCGTTCCACTGGCGGGGCGGAACCGCCGGTGACGTCGCCTCGGGCGGCACGAGCGGGAGCGCCTGGTCCTACTACGGCCAGCAGGAACAGTCGAACAACACCGCGATCCTCGTCGCCCCCCAGGGCCTCGGCAACGGCTGGGCCAATTCCGGCGGTGAGGACATCACCTTCGTCGACGACATGATCCGGCGGATCGAGGGCGGCCTCTGTGTCAACCCGGCACAGCGTTTCGCCACGGGATTCAGCTGGGGCGGCGGAATGAGCTACGCACTCGCATGCAGCCGGGCGAACGTCTTCAGGGCCGTCGCGGTCATATCCGGCGCCGAGATCAGCGGGTGCAGCGGCGGCACCCAGCCCATCGCCTACTTCGGAATCCACGGCGTCAGCGACTCCGTCCTCAACATCGCGCAAGGACGGTCCCTGCGCGACAGGTTCGTCCGCAACAACGGCTGCGCCGCCCAGAGCCCGCGCGAGCCCGCGCCGGGCAGCCGAACGCACATCACCACCACCTACTCGGGCTGCCGTGCCGGATACCCGGTCCAATGGGCCGCCTTCGACGGAGGCCACATACCCGGTCCGGTCGACGGCTCCCCCAACGAAAGCGGCGTCGCCACCTGGACCAAAGCAGAGATCTGGAGGTTCTTCGCACAGTTCCAGTGA
- a CDS encoding amino acid permease, translating to MQTTSEVTTEHLQPEVPGTLRQRHVRMIALGGIVGASLFVGSGAVIHAVGPAAILSYALGGLLVILVMRMLGEMATASPALGSFMEYARASLGGWAGYTIGWLYWYFWVGVVAFEAVAGAKLLMLWIPGVPQWVFSLFLMFLLTASNLVSTRSFGETEFWLSSIKIVTIVVFLAAGTLFALGVWPGSQLSVGNVDQGGFAPHGLSAILHGIVMVIFAYVGTEIVTIAAAESADPVKSVVKATSSTVWRVIIFYVGSVTLLVMITPWHQIPTQTSPYAAAFGKMGIPAATTIINVVVLTSVLSVLNSGLYTASRMLFALQRHNWAPRWVADRNRKGTPWKAILACTSAGYVAVAMSYVAPDTVFDFIINSAGAVGLFVYAIIAGSQLRMRRRLERETPELLKLRMWGYPYLSWITLAGILVVLSSMLLVPDARSQLYLSVLSLAVILATYVVVRNARKAAARR from the coding sequence ATGCAGACAACTTCCGAGGTCACCACAGAGCACCTCCAGCCCGAGGTGCCGGGCACGCTCAGACAACGGCATGTTCGAATGATCGCCCTGGGCGGCATCGTGGGCGCCAGCCTGTTCGTCGGCAGCGGAGCGGTCATCCACGCGGTCGGCCCGGCCGCCATCCTCTCCTACGCCCTCGGCGGTCTCCTGGTCATCCTCGTCATGCGGATGCTGGGGGAGATGGCCACCGCCTCACCCGCCCTCGGGTCGTTCATGGAGTACGCCCGTGCGTCACTCGGCGGCTGGGCCGGCTACACCATCGGCTGGTTGTACTGGTACTTCTGGGTCGGCGTCGTGGCGTTCGAGGCGGTCGCCGGCGCCAAACTGCTCATGCTGTGGATCCCGGGCGTGCCCCAGTGGGTCTTCTCACTGTTCCTGATGTTCCTGCTCACCGCCTCGAACCTCGTGTCCACCCGTTCGTTCGGTGAAACCGAGTTCTGGCTGTCCTCCATCAAGATCGTCACGATCGTCGTCTTCCTCGCCGCCGGCACCCTCTTCGCCCTCGGGGTCTGGCCCGGGTCGCAGCTGTCGGTCGGCAACGTCGACCAGGGCGGCTTCGCCCCCCACGGCCTGTCGGCGATCCTGCACGGCATCGTCATGGTGATCTTCGCGTACGTCGGCACGGAGATCGTGACCATCGCGGCCGCGGAGTCCGCGGACCCGGTGAAGTCCGTCGTCAAGGCGACCTCCTCGACGGTGTGGCGTGTGATCATCTTCTACGTCGGCTCGGTGACCCTGCTGGTGATGATCACCCCGTGGCACCAGATCCCGACCCAGACCAGCCCGTACGCGGCCGCCTTCGGCAAGATGGGCATCCCCGCGGCGACCACCATCATCAACGTGGTCGTCCTCACCTCCGTGCTGTCCGTCCTCAACTCCGGCCTGTACACGGCCTCGAGGATGCTGTTCGCCCTCCAGCGCCACAACTGGGCGCCGCGATGGGTCGCCGACCGCAACCGCAAGGGAACGCCCTGGAAGGCCATCCTGGCCTGCACGTCCGCCGGCTACGTCGCCGTCGCCATGAGCTACGTCGCGCCGGACACCGTCTTCGACTTCATCATCAACTCCGCGGGGGCCGTCGGCCTGTTCGTCTACGCGATCATCGCCGGATCACAGCTGCGCATGCGACGCCGGCTGGAGCGGGAGACCCCCGAGCTGCTCAAGCTGCGCATGTGGGGCTACCCGTACCTCAGCTGGATCACCCTGGCGGGCATCCTCGTCGTTCTGAGCTCCATGCTGCTGGTTCCGGACGCCCGCTCACAGCTCTACCTCAGCGTCCTCAGCCTGGCCGTCATCCTCGCCACGTACGTGGTCGTGCGGAACGCGCGGAAAGCCGCCGCGCGCCGATGA
- a CDS encoding ABC transporter substrate-binding protein encodes MRTPRRRLMAGLLLAPFLTGCFAPNDNASPSSDPSGSGAGARLRVALAFAPTEHYSPYGQDAFIMSRLDVSEGLTKLDANGTAIPALAESWSSDKDDKSWVFTLRHATFQDGTEVTAKAVASALTHAARAEPAPTALTGIQLTAEAEGEDRLRIDTDRADPVLPLRLSNPSLAVFSPKAYEKNGAVNPVGTATGPFEITKITGDTAATLSRFDGYWDGLAQAPGIDVQFIADGTARANALRTGQVDIAQAIPVAQIASLDKDTVHETDTARDTSLYLNTKSGAFTDPGLRAAAREAIDTSVIAKDVYEGYAEPAKGLFGPALPWTAGKRVAPTGRAKATKPDGKTVTIATYSTRPELPEVAQVLQQDLEKAGFEVKLVVRSDSQVESDMLAGKYDAAVTSRNMMLDTGDPVSVLASDFTCHGTYNLSLLCDKNVDRLVAAAQNESDTTRRQDAAMKAEAAILGTDAVIPLVHVKAVLGIGKSVQGALFSWDERQYVGTGTRR; translated from the coding sequence ATGAGAACACCCCGCCGCCGACTGATGGCCGGCTTGCTCCTCGCCCCCTTCCTCACCGGCTGCTTCGCCCCCAACGACAACGCTTCACCGTCCTCCGACCCGTCCGGCTCCGGAGCGGGAGCGCGACTGCGCGTGGCACTGGCCTTCGCACCGACCGAGCACTATTCCCCGTACGGCCAGGACGCCTTCATCATGTCCCGGCTGGACGTCTCGGAAGGGCTGACCAAGCTGGACGCCAACGGCACCGCCATCCCCGCGCTCGCCGAGTCGTGGAGCAGCGACAAGGACGACAAGAGCTGGGTGTTCACGCTGCGGCACGCCACGTTCCAGGACGGCACCGAGGTCACCGCCAAGGCCGTCGCATCCGCGCTCACCCATGCCGCCCGAGCGGAGCCGGCACCCACCGCCCTCACCGGCATACAGCTGACCGCCGAGGCCGAGGGCGAGGACCGGCTGCGGATCGACACCGACAGGGCCGACCCGGTACTGCCGCTGCGGCTGTCGAACCCGAGCCTGGCGGTGTTCTCCCCGAAGGCGTACGAGAAGAACGGCGCCGTGAACCCGGTCGGCACCGCCACCGGCCCCTTCGAGATCACAAAGATCACCGGTGACACGGCGGCCACCCTGAGCCGCTTCGACGGCTACTGGGACGGCCTCGCCCAGGCCCCCGGCATCGACGTCCAGTTCATCGCCGACGGCACCGCCCGCGCCAACGCCCTGCGCACCGGACAGGTGGACATCGCCCAGGCGATCCCCGTCGCGCAGATCGCCTCCCTGGACAAGGACACCGTCCACGAGACGGACACCGCCCGCGACACCAGCCTGTACCTGAACACCAAGTCCGGCGCCTTCACCGACCCCGGGCTGCGGGCCGCCGCGCGCGAGGCGATCGACACCTCCGTCATCGCCAAGGACGTGTACGAGGGATACGCCGAACCCGCCAAGGGGCTCTTCGGCCCTGCCCTGCCCTGGACGGCCGGGAAACGCGTCGCGCCCACCGGACGGGCGAAGGCCACCAAGCCCGACGGTAAGACCGTCACCATCGCCACCTACTCCACCCGGCCCGAGCTGCCCGAGGTCGCCCAGGTGCTGCAACAGGACCTGGAGAAGGCCGGGTTCGAGGTGAAGCTGGTGGTGCGCAGTGACTCGCAGGTCGAGAGCGACATGCTGGCCGGCAAGTACGACGCCGCCGTGACCTCCCGCAACATGATGCTCGACACGGGCGACCCCGTCTCCGTCCTGGCCAGCGACTTCACCTGCCACGGCACCTACAATTTGTCGCTGCTGTGCGACAAGAACGTCGACCGGCTCGTCGCCGCCGCCCAGAACGAATCCGACACGACCAGGCGGCAGGACGCCGCCATGAAAGCGGAAGCGGCGATCCTCGGCACCGACGCGGTGATCCCCCTCGTCCACGTGAAGGCCGTCCTGGGCATCGGCAAGTCGGTGCAGGGCGCCCTGTTCAGCTGGGACGAGCGGCAGTACGTCGGAACAGGAACCCGGCGCTGA